A stretch of Bombus huntii isolate Logan2020A chromosome 7, iyBomHunt1.1, whole genome shotgun sequence DNA encodes these proteins:
- the LOC126867447 gene encoding RNA 3'-terminal phosphate cyclase-like protein, with amino-acid sequence MPAERKNNVLTYEGCNYLRYRLLLSTLSGKPVRITNIRVKDDYPGVKEYEVSFIRLLDKITNGSRIELNETGTNLYYNPGLLYGGELEHDCNVQRGIGYYLEGIMMLAPFCKKAVDIKLKGITNNTIDPSVDRLKACAVPILKKFLSGDNEVIFTINKRGAAPLGGGEIKFKCPPSRNLRSIQFQNSGMVKRIRGTACSIRVSPAIANRIVESAKGILLNFLPDVYIHTDHCKGASSGKSPGFGVTLSAETTTDVIFGGEAFSPLMTAASLPCVPEDIGKEAAMKLVNEIYRNGCVDSAFQAMTAMFMALGRKDVSKVVTGPLSPAMIQFLRDLRDFFGVVFKIEPLKEEDEILEQVVLTCIGVGYTNINKRTL; translated from the exons atgCCAGccgaaagaaaaaataacgttttaacatacgAAGGGTGTAATTATTTACGATATCGCTTATTATTGTCAACATTATCCGGCAAGCCTGTGCGAATTACAAATATTAGAGTTAAAGATGACTATCCAGGAGTTAAAG AGTACGAAGTCAGTTTTATTCGCTTATTGgataaaataacaaatggATCAAGAATAGAATTAAATGAAACAGGaactaatttatattataatccTGGATTATTGTACGGTGGTGAATTAGAGCATGATTGTAATGTACAACGAGGTATTGGTTATTATCTAGAAGGAATTATGATGTTAGCTCCATTTTGTAAAAAAGCTGTGGATATAAAACTCAAAGGAATCACTAATAATACAATAG ATCCTTCTGTGGACAGACTAAAGGCATGTGCTGTAcctatattgaaaaaatttctGTCTGGTGATAATGAAGTTATCTTTACCATTAATAAAAGAGGAGCTGCACCTCTAGGTGGtggagaaattaaatttaaatgtcCTCCTAGTCGTAATCTTAGAAGTATCCAA TTTCAAAATAGTGGAATGGTGAAAAGGATCAGAGGTACTGCATGTAGTATACGTGTATCTCCTGCTATTGCTAATCGAATTGTGGAGTCTGCTAAAGGTATACTGTTAAACTTCCTGCCAGATGTTTACATTCATACAGATCATTGTAAAGGTGCATCTAGTGGAAAATCACCAG GTTTTGGAGTAACTTTATCAGCTGAAACAACAACTGATGTTATTTTTGGTGGAGAAGCATTTTCACCTCTAATGACAGCAGCTTCTTTGCCTTGTGTACCAGAAGATATTGGTAAAGAAGCAGCTATGAAATTAGTTAATGAAATTTACAG aaatggTTGTGTAGATTCAGCTTTTCAAGCTATGACTGCAATGTTTATGGCATTGGGTAGGAAAGATGTGTCTAAAGTTGTAACAGGGCCTTTATCACCAGCAAT GATACAATTTTTACGCGatttaagagatttctttggagTTGTTTTTAAAATCGAGCCACttaaagaagaagatgaaataTTAGAACAAGTTGTCTTAACCTGTATAGGTGTAGGATAtactaatataaataaacgaacatTGTAA
- the LOC126867445 gene encoding tRNA-specific adenosine deaminase 1, whose product MEDLADQIAHLCLEKYNKLGKNGKPSEKEWTVLSGIVLKKKDNSLTLVALATGTKCLGKLDLINTKIYEEGCRLSDSHAEILVRRAFLRYLYEQINFLLSDSKSDVFTIDDQKKIKINDKISFHFFTSQTPCGDCSIFLKEEFYEDDAPPAKIIKCDYNNRVETIESNTDKKEKQIIKDIYRTGAKCIKSEKCQDPHLPGINYHVVGPLRTKPGRGNPTLSLSCSDKMAKWNLLGVQGSLLSILIPPIKMETIVVGGNSPFSLEAMERGLYKRFNEKVHKLKIVQSKLYFKQQKNSERKHPCPSSIIWCAVRNRNTEVAVEGRKQGATKKKKGSNLLVTRRALFEMFLQTCDKYQHPDCNIRHPKKITYLDCKMWSKNYQSLWNTLKSGSFCAWPSKPIWLQTFVL is encoded by the exons atggAAGATCTTGCAGATCAGATTGCACACCTttgtttagaaaaatataataagcTTGGTAAGAATGGTAAACCATCAGAGAAGGAGTGGACTGTGCTATCAGGCATAgtgttaaaaaaaaaggacaaCTCGCTCACTTTAGTAGCTCTTGCTACAGGCACAAAATGCTTAGgaaaattagatttaataaatACGAAAATATATGAGGAAGGTTGCAGATTAAGTGATTCTCATGCAGAAATTCTTGTTAGGCGTGCCTTTTTGAGATATTTATATGAGCAAATCAATTTCTTACTCAGTGACTCTAAAAGTGATGTTTTTACAATAGATGAtcagaaaaaaattaaaataaacgataaaatatcgtttcatttttttacGAGTCAAACTCCTTGTGGAGattgttctatatttttgaaagaaGAATTCTATGAAGATGATGCGCCTCCagcaaaaataataaaatgtgaTTATAATAACAGAGTAGAAACAATAGAATCAAATAccgataaaaaagaaaaacaaataattaaagatatatataGAACTGGtgcaaaatgcataaaatcCGAAAAATGCCAAGATCCTCATTTACCTGGAATAAACTACCACGTGGTTGGACCGCTACGTACTAAACCAGGAAGGGGAAATCCTACTCTTAGCTTATCTTGTTCAGACAAAATGGCAAA ATGGAATTTACTTGGAGTACAAGGATCACTTTTATCAATATTGATACCTCCaataaaaatggaaactaTTGTAGTTGGAGGCAATTCTCCTTTTTCTCTAGAGGCGATGGAACGTGGATTGTACAAACGATTCAACGAAAAAGTACATAAACTAAAGATTGTACAAAGTAAACTTTACTTTAAACAACAAAAAAATTCTGAAAGGAAACATCCATGTCCATCGAGTATAATATGGTGTGCTGTAAGAAATCG cAATACTGAAGTAGCGGTTGAGGGTAGAAAGCAAGGAGCtacgaaaaaaaagaaaggtagCAATCTACTTGTAACGAGACGTGCTCTTTTTGAAATGTTCTTGCAAACTTGTGATAAATATCAACACCCTGATTGTAATATAAGACATCCTAAAAAGATTACCTATTTGGATTGTAAAATGTGGTCCAAAAATTATCAAAGCTTGTGGAACACTTTAAAATCAGGATCTTTTTGTGCTTGGCCTTCTAAACCAATTTGGTTACAAACATTTGTGttgtag
- the LOC126867449 gene encoding glyoxal reductase-like, whose protein sequence is MNNAAKNVLLSSGYTMPLIGFGTYKIQGRDVIYEVVDESLKVGFRSIDTAVVYRNEEDIGYALKNLLPKYNLQRSDIFITTKLSPSEHGDPKGIEKSVQRSLTALNTTYIDLYLIHWPGAANISESSTNNPSLRAKTWDKLVELKKQGYIRSIGVSNYTIKHLEELLQNCKDTPPSVNQVELHPHYHQKELIKYCNNKGIHVQAYSSLGTSSSTNLLRDPVVVKIATQLNVSPAQLLLNWALQQGIGIIPKAVKKEHIRDNIQLDFVIDEESMRALFSLPQHKYAWDPSNVY, encoded by the exons ATGAACAATGCAGCGAAAAATGTTCTCCTTTCAAGTGGTTATACTATGCCTCTTATTGGAT TTGGAACATACAAAATTCAAGGGAGAGATGTAATATATGAAGTAGTAGATGAAAGTTTAAAAGTTGGTTTTCGTTCTATTG aTACAGCTGTAGTGTATCGAAATGAAGAAGATATTGGCTATGCTCtgaaaaatttattaccaAAATATAATCTTCAAAGGagtgatatatttattacaactaagcttt CACCAAGTGAACATGGAGATCCAAAAGGAATAGAAAAGTCTGTACAAAGATCTCTTACAGCACTTAATACTACATACATTGATTTGTACTTGATTCATTGGCCAGGTGCAGCCAATATTTCAGAAAGTTCAACAAATAATCCAAGCTTAAGAGCAAAGACTTGGGATAAACTAGTAGAATTGAAGAAACAAGGATACATAAGATCCATAGGTGTATCCAACTATACAATCAAACATCTAGAAGAATTATTGCAAAATTGTAAAGATACACCACCAAGTGTTAATCAA gTTGAGTTGCATCCACATTATCATcaaaaagaattaattaagTACTGCAATAACAAAGGGATTCATGTACAAGCATATTCTTCTTTAGGAACTAGTAGCAGTACTAATCTTTTAAGAGATCCAGTTGTCGTAAAAATAGCTACTCAACTTAATGTATCACcagcacaattattattaaattggGCTTTGCAACAAGGAATTG GCATCATTCCCAAAGCTGTAAAGAAAGAACATATAAGAGATAATATACAGCTAGATTTTGTTATTGATGAAGAAAGTATGAGAGCTTTATTTTCTCTACCTCAACATAAGTATGCTTGGGACCCTTCCAATGTGTATTAG
- the LOC126867442 gene encoding trafficking protein particle complex subunit 12 — MAEENETSQQKCETTEEVTKEMETDISRYFENASRTIFDEIVSPKKEDLFDVQRGSGSRIPDFELLTDQSNEFLKSSSLLGNERLDHSGTNDVHRDAWIPSEQTRKILRNLATSTAGTSFLDRENLTMPGLAVQGDMPNLIKSTVVRFLGEDENIQRHVLTASDVTQDERGLRTLIQAGCYKAAINLSGRLLAVYAQGYGKINQPSKHSPHSLQLWYTRLALLTKLKQIDILENESKPFGNLDKPDMYFTFYPELYGTRPGSMASFSFRLLLAEIPMYCAKPKQALDNLYKILAIVNQIIINFSNGFNGDGSRVKINPAEQEDAIRLWKGRRSRTFISIINCAVSMKNYVLGIDILGRLCESADWSPEQMDALRSSIGRLHLFLGDVSAAEKFLINLHKKESGPTVRELTDRGLMAVAHNSFQEAYKCFQAAEALDPSNIALINNMAVCLLYTGQLKAAVHLYESMITRNPVKSLQEPVLLNICTSYELHTTHCKQPKLHLLSQLNRYKGDAVDIQCLKLPLN, encoded by the coding sequence ATGGCCGAAGAAAATGAGACTTCACAGCAGAAATGCGAGACTACTGAAGAGGTTACGAAAGAAATGGAGACAGATATCAGCCGCTATTTTGAAAATGCATCTCGCACGATCTTCGATGAGATCGTTTCGCCTAAAAAGGAAGATTTATTCGACGTGCAAAGAGGTTCTGGGAGTCGAATCCCGGATTTTGAATTACTGACGGATCAAtcgaatgaatttttaaagagTAGTTCATTGCTTGGTAACGAACGACTTGATCATAGTGGCACGAACGATGTACACAGAGATGCGTGGATACCTTCTGAACAGACCAGAAAAATCTTACGAAACTTAGCCACGTCGACTGCTGGGACTAGTTTCCTGGATAGAGAGAACTTAACGATGCCAGGACTTGCAGTTCAAGGGGACATGCCCAATTTGATAAAGAGTACTGTTGTAAGATTCCTAGGTGAAGATGAAAATATACAGAGGCATGTGCTCACTGCTTCTGATGTAACTCAAGATGAACGTGGCTTAAGGACATTAATACAAGCTGGTTGTTACAAAGCTGCAATAAATTTATCAGGAAGATTATTAGCAGTATATGCTCAAGGATATGGCAAGATAAATCAACCTAGTAAACATTCTCCACATTCTTTGCAACTGTGGTACACGAGGCTAGCTCTTTTAACCAAGCTCAAGCAAATTGATATTTTAGAGAATGAGTCAAAACCATTTGGTAATCTGGATAAACCAGAcatgtattttacattttatccTGAACTGTATGGTACCAGGCCAGGTTCTATGGCTTCCTTTTCCTTTAGACTACTTTTAGCTGAGATTCCAATGTATTGTGCAAAACCAAAGCAAGCATTGGATAATCTTTATAAGATTCTAGCAATTGTGAACCAAATTATAATCAATTTTAGCAATGGATTTAATGGAGATGGATCTCGTGTTAAGATTAACCCTGCAGAACAAGAAGATGCTATAAGATTGTGGAAAGGCAGAAGATCCAGGACttttatatctattattaaCTGTGCTGTTAGCatgaaaaattatgtattGGGTATAGATATTTTAGGAAGACTTTGTGAATCTGCAGATTGGTCACCTGAACAAATGGATGCATTGAGATCTAGTATAGGTAGATTACATCTATTTTTGGGAGATGTTTCGGCagcagaaaaatttttaatcaatctGCATAAAAAAGAGAGCGGTCCTACTGTTCGAGAGTTAACAGACAGAGGATTAATGGCAGTAGCCCACAATTCTTTTCAAGAAGCATACAAGTGTTTCCAAGCAGCAGAAGCATTGGATCCATCAAACATAGCACTAATTAATAATATGGCTGTTTGTCTTTTATATACAGGCCAGTTAAAAGCAGCAGTGCATTTATATGAAAGTATGATAACAAGAAATCCTGTAAAAAGTTTACAAGAACCTGTACTGTTGAATATATGTACATCGTATGAATTGCATACAACTCATTGTAAACAACCAAAGTTACATTTACTGAGTCAATTGAACAGGTATAAAGGAGATGCTGTAGATATACAGTGCCTGAAACTCCCTTTAAATTGA